From Triticum urartu cultivar G1812 chromosome 2, Tu2.1, whole genome shotgun sequence, a single genomic window includes:
- the LOC125540265 gene encoding phytosulfokine receptor 2-like, giving the protein MGGCYCLFPCLLICFLLHTHGSHSLNQTCNSTDLEALLAFSSGLDRKGSRLVGWGPNDAACCSWTGVSCDLGRVVGLDLSNKGLHGGISSAISLLDGLVTLNLSHNSLRGQPSEDLGRLARMRILDLSMNVLSGAFPTSEHGFPAIEVVNVSFNQFKGPHPVFPGAMYLMVLDISSNAFSGGINTTALCVAPVKALRFSGNEFTGEIRAGFGRCKMLTELSIDSSGLTGKLPRDLYTISELRRLSLRDNQFSGTLGEDLGNFSQLMHIDLSYNMFSGVIPDVFEGLRRLEFLSLASNLLTGTLPASLSSCKMLRVINLRNNSLSGKIAIDFRLLPRLNILDAGSNRLSGPIPRDLMWCTKLRTLNLGRNMLDGEIPESFKNLRSLLILSLGSNGFTNLSSALRVLQHLPQLTTLVLTRSFRGGQTMPMDSISGFKSLQVLVLANCALSGTIQPWLQNSKNLRVLDISWNKLSGPIPPWLGNLNNLFYIDLSSNSFSGELPESFTQMKSLISSAYSSEHASIEDLPLFIKKNPAGNSLQYNRVVSFPPSLILSNNLLVGPVLPGLGHLVYLHVLDLSRNKFSGGIPDELSSLENLEELNLTHNDLSGSIPTSLTEVTFLSKFDVSYNNLTGDIPTGGQFSTFTNESFVGNDALCLRRNGPCFGKATFEGTENDTISTMPAMTYIIAEAGFAFGLLTVCNILFFARAWRAAYFLAVDRFFDMLYVIIMVKVNKLRRKWEDKEHP; this is encoded by the coding sequence ATGGGAGGCTGCTACTGCTTGTTCCCCTGCTTGCTCATCTGCTTTCTGCTCCACACACATGGCAGCCACTCCCTGAACCAGACATGCAACTCCACTGACCTGGAGGCGCTTCTCGCTTTTTCCAGTGGCTTGGATAGGAAAGGCAGCAGGCTTGTTGGATGGGGTCCCAACGATGCCGCATGCTGTTCCTGGACCGGCGTCTCTTGTGATCTTGGGAGGGTTGTTGGGTTGGATCTCTCCAACAAGGGCCTTCATGGCGGCATTTCCTCGGCGATCTCCTTGCTTGATGGCCTTGTTACTCTAAACCTCTCCCACAACTCTCTCCGTGGCCAGCCATCAGAGGATCTAGGCCGGTTAGCAAGGATGCGGATTCTCGACCTCAGCATGAACGTGCTCTCCGGCGCGTTCCCGACGAGCGAACATGGCTTCCCGGCAATTGAGGTGGTGAATGTATCCTTCAACCAATTCAAGGGACCGCACCCTGTGTTCCCTGGCGCAATGTATCTGATGGTTCTTGATATCTCGAGCAATGCCTTCTCTGGTGGCATCAACACCACGGCACTCTGTGTTGCGCCGGTCAAGGCCTTGCGGTTTTCTGGGAATGAGTTCACCGGTGAGATCCGCGCAGGGTTCGGCCGGTGCAAGATGCTTACTGAGCTCTCTATTGACAGCAGTGGCCTTACTGGGAAACTCCCCAGGGATCTTTACACGATATCAGAGTTGAGGAGGCTGAGCTTACGAGATAATCAGTTCTCTGGTACTCTCGGTGAGGACCTGGGTAACTTCTCTCAGCTTATGCATATTGATCTGTCATATAACATGTTCTCTGGTGTCATCCCTGATGTGTTTGAAGGTCTGAGGAGGCTGGAGTTCTTAAGCTTGGCCTCAAATTTGTTGACTGGCACATTGCCTGCTTCCCTGTCAAGCTGCAAAATGCTACGAGTGATCAACCTAAGGAACAACTCGCTGTCGGGGAAGATTGCCATTGATTTCCGTTTACTGCCAAGGCTAAACATTCTGGATGCAGGGAGCAACAGGTTGAGTGGTCCTATACCTCGAGATCTCATGTGGTGCACTAAGTTGAGGACACTGAACCTTGGAAGGAACATGCTTGATGGGGAGATACCAGAGAGCTTCAAGAATTTGAGATCCCTGTTGATCCTCTCACTTGGTAGTAATGGCTTCACCAACCTGTCATCGGCATTGCGGGTTTTGCAGCACCTGCCCCAGCTGACGACTTTGGTGCTTACCCGGAGCTTCCGTGGTGGTCAGACAATGCCAATGGACAGCATCAGTGGGTTCAAGAGCTTGCAGGTGCTTGTTCTTGCAAACTGTGCACTCTCAGGCACGATCCAGCCTTGGCTGCAGAACTCAAAAAACCTGAGAGTGCTGGATATTTCGTGGAACAAGTTGAGTGGACCGATCCCACCATGGTTAGGCAATCTGAATAATCTCTTCTATATCGATCTGTCAAGCAACTCGTTTAGTGGGGAGCTTCCTGAGAGCTTTACACAGATGAAGAGTTTAATTTCGAGTGCATATTCAAGTGAGCATGCATCAATAGAAGACCTCCCATTATTCATCAAGAAGAATCCAGCTGGCAACAGTTTGCAGTACAACCGTGTGGTCAGCTTCCCACCATCGCTGATCCTCTCTAATAATTTGCTTGTTGGGCCAGTCTTGCCTGGCCTTGGCCATCTTGTGTATCTTCATGTACTGGACTTGAGCCGGAACAAGTTCTCAGGGGGCATTCCTGATGAGTTATCAAGCTTGGAAAACTTGGAAGAGCTAAATTTAACCCACAATGATCTCAGTGGGAGCATACCAACATCTCTAACAGAGGTGACATTTCTCTCCAAGTTTGATGTCTCGTACAACAACCTGACTGGAGATATCCCAACAGGGGGCCAATTTTCCACATTCACAAATGAGAGTTTCGTGGGCAATGATGCACTATGCCTCCGTCGGAATGGCCCCTGCTTCGGAAAGGCTACATTTGAAGGAACAGAAAATGATACCATATCCACAATGCCCGCAATGACATACATCATCGCAGAAGCGGGATTCGCTTTCGGGCTTTTGACCGTCTGTAACATACTGTTCTTCGCAAGGGCTTGGAGGGCCGCTTATTTTCTGGCGGTTGACAGGTTCTTTGATATGCTCTACGTCATAATAATGGTGAAGGTGAACAAGCTCAGAAGAAAATGGGAGGATAAAGAGCATCCTTAG